In Malus sylvestris chromosome 15, drMalSylv7.2, whole genome shotgun sequence, a single genomic region encodes these proteins:
- the LOC126603914 gene encoding anthocyanidin 3-O-glucosyltransferase 5-like isoform X2, producing MSSKPHAAILCSPGLGHLIPVLELAKRLVTHRNFTVTIFAIPSPTSKAESELLKAASTPKFCDIVELPPPDISGCVGPDAAVVTLLAVMMREVRPAFRSAILGIKPPLRPTVLIVDLFSTESLSIGDELGIPKYVFIACNAWFLALTVYVPVLDKEVEGEYVDQTEPLRIPGCKPVRPEDVVDPMLDRTDQQYLEYVRIGSNFPKSDGILINTWEDLQHETLDAFRDERLLGGVAKVPVYPIGPLTRPVQSGGSAGPKEEGLFNWLDKQPSESVIFVSLGSGGTVSFEQMTEMAWGLELSQQRFIWVVRPPSNSPDAAFFTSDGDNDASTYLPKGFLTRTRDVGLVVPLWVPQVDMLSHPSIGGFWSHCGWNSTIESITNGVPMIVWPLYAEQRLNATLLTEELGVAVRSKVLPLKKVVGREEIEGMVRKIMVDRDGQAIRGRVKELKLSAAKALSVVGSSYNALSQISGDNQGKC from the exons ATGAGCTCAAAGCCACATGCTGCCATACTTTGCAGCCCAGGCCTGGGCCACCTCATCCCCGTCCTCGAGCTCGCAAAACGACTTGTCACCCACCGGAACTTCACCGTGACGATCTTTGCCATCCCATCTCCTACCTCCAAAGCTGAGTCTGAGCTCCTCAAGGCAGCCAGCACCCCCAAATTCTGTGACATTGTTGAACTCCCACCGCCCGACATTTCCGGCTGTGTTGGCCCCGATGCTGCTGTCGTTACACTCCTTGCAGTCATGATGCGTGAAGTACGACCTGCGTTTCGGTCAGCCATACTTGGCATCAAGCCTCCTCTTCGTCCTACCGTGCTTATCGTGGACCTCTTCAGCACCGAATCTCTGTCCATCGGCGACGAGCTAGGGATTCCCAAGTACGTTTTCATTGCTTGCAATGCATGGTTCCTAGCGTTGACAGTTTACGTGCCAGTTCTTGATAAGGAAGTGGAAGGAGAGTATGTGGACCAGACTGAACCGCTGAGAATTCCAGGTTGCAAGCCGGTTCGGCCCGAAGACGTCGTAGACCCGATGCTGGACCGGACTGACCAACAATATTTGGAATACGTAAGGATAGGTTCTAATTTCCCCAAGAGTGATGGGATTTTGATAAATACATGGGAGGACTTGCAGCACGAAACATTAGATGCATTCCGGGATGAGAGACTCCTGGGTGGGGTGGCTAAGGTGCCGGTTTATCCTATTGGACCGCTGACGAGGCCGGTCCAATCAGGTGGTTCAGCTGGTCCAAAAGAGGAGGGCTTGTTTAATTGGCTAGACAAGCAACCTAGTGAGTCCGTGATATTTGTGTCATTAGGGAGTGGGGGGACGGTGTCTTTTGAGCAGATGACAGAAATGGCTTGGGGGTTGGAGTTGAGTCAACAAAGATTCATTTGGGTTGTACGACCACCATCTAACTCTCCAGATGCTGCTTTTTTCACTTCAG ATGGAGACAATGACGCATCAACCTATTTGCCCAAAGGATTCTTAACCCGGACCCGTGACGTTGGATTGGTTGTGCCTCTTTGGGTGCCTCAAGTGGACATGTTAAGTCATCCTTCAATTGGAGGGTTTTGGTCACACTGTGGGTGGAACTCAACCATCGAGAGCATCACCAATGGAGTGCCAATGATAGTTTGGCCACTATATGCGGAGCAGAGATTGAACGCTACACTGTTGACGGAGGAACTTGGTGTTGCTGTCAGATCAAAAGTGCTACCATTGAAGAAAGTGGTTGGGAGAGAAGAGATAGAGGGAATGGTGAGAAAGATCATGGTAGATAGAGATGGTCAAGCAATAAGAGGTAGAGTTAAAGAGCTTAAATTGAGTGCCGCCAAAGCATTGAGCGTAGTTGGTTCTTCATATAATGCATTGTCACAAATATCGGGTGACAATCAAGGCAAATGCTAG
- the LOC126603914 gene encoding anthocyanidin 3-O-glucosyltransferase 5-like isoform X1, whose amino-acid sequence MSSKPHAAILCSPGLGHLIPVLELAKRLVTHRNFTVTIFAIPSPTSKAESELLKAASTPKFCDIVELPPPDISGCVGPDAAVVTLLAVMMREVRPAFRSAILGIKPPLRPTVLIVDLFSTESLSIGDELGIPKYVFIACNAWFLALTVYVPVLDKEVEGEYVDQTEPLRIPGCKPVRPEDVVDPMLDRTDQQYLEYVRIGSNFPKSDGILINTWEDLQHETLDAFRDERLLGGVAKVPVYPIGPLTRPVQSGGSAGPKEEGLFNWLDKQPSESVIFVSLGSGGTVSFEQMTEMAWGLELSQQRFIWVVRPPSNSPDAAFFTSGDGDNDASTYLPKGFLTRTRDVGLVVPLWVPQVDMLSHPSIGGFWSHCGWNSTIESITNGVPMIVWPLYAEQRLNATLLTEELGVAVRSKVLPLKKVVGREEIEGMVRKIMVDRDGQAIRGRVKELKLSAAKALSVVGSSYNALSQISGDNQGKC is encoded by the exons ATGAGCTCAAAGCCACATGCTGCCATACTTTGCAGCCCAGGCCTGGGCCACCTCATCCCCGTCCTCGAGCTCGCAAAACGACTTGTCACCCACCGGAACTTCACCGTGACGATCTTTGCCATCCCATCTCCTACCTCCAAAGCTGAGTCTGAGCTCCTCAAGGCAGCCAGCACCCCCAAATTCTGTGACATTGTTGAACTCCCACCGCCCGACATTTCCGGCTGTGTTGGCCCCGATGCTGCTGTCGTTACACTCCTTGCAGTCATGATGCGTGAAGTACGACCTGCGTTTCGGTCAGCCATACTTGGCATCAAGCCTCCTCTTCGTCCTACCGTGCTTATCGTGGACCTCTTCAGCACCGAATCTCTGTCCATCGGCGACGAGCTAGGGATTCCCAAGTACGTTTTCATTGCTTGCAATGCATGGTTCCTAGCGTTGACAGTTTACGTGCCAGTTCTTGATAAGGAAGTGGAAGGAGAGTATGTGGACCAGACTGAACCGCTGAGAATTCCAGGTTGCAAGCCGGTTCGGCCCGAAGACGTCGTAGACCCGATGCTGGACCGGACTGACCAACAATATTTGGAATACGTAAGGATAGGTTCTAATTTCCCCAAGAGTGATGGGATTTTGATAAATACATGGGAGGACTTGCAGCACGAAACATTAGATGCATTCCGGGATGAGAGACTCCTGGGTGGGGTGGCTAAGGTGCCGGTTTATCCTATTGGACCGCTGACGAGGCCGGTCCAATCAGGTGGTTCAGCTGGTCCAAAAGAGGAGGGCTTGTTTAATTGGCTAGACAAGCAACCTAGTGAGTCCGTGATATTTGTGTCATTAGGGAGTGGGGGGACGGTGTCTTTTGAGCAGATGACAGAAATGGCTTGGGGGTTGGAGTTGAGTCAACAAAGATTCATTTGGGTTGTACGACCACCATCTAACTCTCCAGATGCTGCTTTTTTCACTTCAG GAGATGGAGACAATGACGCATCAACCTATTTGCCCAAAGGATTCTTAACCCGGACCCGTGACGTTGGATTGGTTGTGCCTCTTTGGGTGCCTCAAGTGGACATGTTAAGTCATCCTTCAATTGGAGGGTTTTGGTCACACTGTGGGTGGAACTCAACCATCGAGAGCATCACCAATGGAGTGCCAATGATAGTTTGGCCACTATATGCGGAGCAGAGATTGAACGCTACACTGTTGACGGAGGAACTTGGTGTTGCTGTCAGATCAAAAGTGCTACCATTGAAGAAAGTGGTTGGGAGAGAAGAGATAGAGGGAATGGTGAGAAAGATCATGGTAGATAGAGATGGTCAAGCAATAAGAGGTAGAGTTAAAGAGCTTAAATTGAGTGCCGCCAAAGCATTGAGCGTAGTTGGTTCTTCATATAATGCATTGTCACAAATATCGGGTGACAATCAAGGCAAATGCTAG